In Panicum virgatum strain AP13 chromosome 5K, P.virgatum_v5, whole genome shotgun sequence, the genomic window AAGGAAACATGTATGGCACAGGCATGAAAATATAAATCTAAAATTCTACAATGCAGACTAGAAAGATGGTTATAATAGATGAAAGTTTCCTGaaagaacaaaacaaaacaatccaagAAATTAGATGACAAAATACCTGTTGACCTTAATATTGCCATCAAATATGCTATTCCCTGTGCCACAAGCAATGCACTTGTGGAGCTGTCGTGAAAAAGCTTTGGGGTGATCAAGTATCAGTTTGCTATGCAGATCATGTATCTGCTTATTCTGAGATGTTAAGTGAAGTGTTGACAATTCTGTCTCTGTCTCAGGACCTAATTGCTGGATATGGAGATTGTGCCTGTTCAATTTTGCTCCAGTGCTGACCTCAACAAACTCATATTTGCTTGACGTATCCTGCAAAAAATAATGTTTTGCAATAAATAAGACTCACTGATTTCAATTGTTTAACAAAACCATTGAACTATCACAGTCCAACCCACTACAGCAAGCAAGACTACCCAAATACTCATAATCACCATAAACAAGCAATATGGAGGCACCTATCCAAGAACCTGAAACCACCAATGCCCCCAATTGAGTAATAGTGATAATCTGTCCTCCAACAATAATAATCAGAAATGGGTTCTCTCATCATCACTATTCTATTCCATTTCAAGAGTATATCACATTCAAACTTCATAACTACAATTTCAAGAATCTTAAAACATTTATCTCAAATGCAGACTCACCTGCTGGACGACAGTCCATTTAGTATGTGCTGCACCAAACGATTGCCGCTGCAAGTATGAATGAACAACCCTTGCGCCAGCATCGACAATAATCTCCGCTACTGGATTGGCCCAATAACGACCACCTTCTTGTCCAGCCCCAAAGTGCTCCTCCACTATGGCCACCTCTGCTTCCTTCTCGGCCACGACCAGAATCCTCGGATTGGACATCAGCATACTCTCCCCACCGCAATTGGTATAAGCGAACATGATGTGGACAGGGTCGTCGGCAGCCTTGACCCCCTCGGGCACGTGCACGACCACGACATCCCTCGCCCCAACGGCGTTGAAGTCGTAGAAGAGGTCCTTGTGGGCGAATTCAGCGGAggcggcgagcgccgcggcggcgcggtctcGCGCGCGGCCGGGGGGGAGATCGGCGAGGGCGCTGACATGAACGCCGGAGGCGGACACGAGGAGCCCGTCCGAGAAGAGGACGTGGGAGGGGAAaggggaggcgggcggcgcgaggtCGGGCGCCCCGGAGGGGAGGGAGATGGGGGAGGAGCGGAGGTAGGAGATGTCGGTGAAGCGGAAGGCCTCGCTGGAGCGGCGCGTGGGCCAGGGcgtggagaggagggagagcgcggaggcggagcggagcgggttgaggagcggggaggaggaggtcaCCGAGTCCTCGAGCTGCTCGGCGATGCGCAGGACGAGGTCGTCGGAGacggccggcgccgcgcgggCCACCGAGGCGGAGACCGGGGCGGCCGAGCGGCGGAAGCGCGCGAGGGGCGGTGGGGCGCGGAGAGCggtggagcaggcggcggcgcacagcggcgacggcgacggcgacggcgacgacatgGCGTCCGCGAAGCTTCTCCTCGTCTGCCTGCCCAGTGGCTTCGGTCTGCGGTCTGCCCTCGTGCTCGTGGGCTCGTGGCCGTGGGGTCTGGAAATCCGAGAGACTGACAGGTGGAGCCAGGAAGAAAAGCTggacggcccggcccggcccagtCAATACGGGCTTTTTTACCCACCCGATTGGGCCGCGCATGTGGGCCCAGCCCGGTCCAGCTGCGAGTAGCCTTATCCGCTTTCGTTGCCCGCTCTCTCCGTCCCTTCGGCCTTCGCCCCGGGCTCCGGCGAATGTCGCTCCCTCTCGCTCCTCCCTTCCCAGGCGCGCGCTTCACGCcgtcgcaggcggcggcgcctcgccgccgcgccggggccCGCCCCTTCTCCCCGTCCGCGGACGCGCGGTCCCCGCGCTTCAGGAGGCCCTACACGTCCGTCCTGATTGTCCCCACGGGCGTCGGCGCGGCCGTCGGGGGCTTCGCCGGCGACGCCCTCCCGGTGGCTAgaaccctcgccgccgtctccgaCTGCGTCATCTCACACCCCAACGTAATTGCAACCGCCCCAAAACTTACGCTGCTGTACTTCACTTGCTACTCCATTTGAATTTGGTCGCTGAGGGATGGAAAGCTTTTCATATCGCAGGTGCTGAACGCTGCAATGTTGTACTGGCCAATGCCCAACACGCTTTACGTGGAGGGATACGCCCTTGATAGGTTCGCGGAAGGATCTTGGGCTCTCCAACCCGTTCACCAAAACAAGGTAAGCCGCTGTGGGGATTAGTGGATGACTCGCCATCCACAAGGAACACAAGGGTGGCACACTGAAAGTTGTGTATCAATG contains:
- the LOC120706101 gene encoding protein ABCI7, chloroplastic-like — translated: MSSPSPSPSPLCAAACSTALRAPPPLARFRRSAAPVSASVARAAPAVSDDLVLRIAEQLEDSVTSSSPLLNPLRSASALSLLSTPWPTRRSSEAFRFTDISYLRSSPISLPSGAPDLAPPASPFPSHVLFSDGLLVSASGVHVSALADLPPGRARDRAAAALAASAEFAHKDLFYDFNAVGARDVVVVHVPEGVKAADDPVHIMFAYTNCGGESMLMSNPRILVVAEKEAEVAIVEEHFGAGQEGGRYWANPVAEIIVDAGARVVHSYLQRQSFGAAHTKWTVVQQDTSSKYEFVEVSTGAKLNRHNLHIQQLGPETETELSTLHLTSQNKQIHDLHSKLILDHPKAFSRQLHKCIACGTGNSIFDGNIKVNRYAQQTDAGQETKCLILSPKALVNVKPNLQIIADDVKCTHGAAISGELDPNELFYFQARGINVQTATDALLYFFGAHVIKRIPFKPISEKALVEFKELLASSRQTTDEALLS